A section of the Callithrix jacchus isolate 240 chromosome 14, calJac240_pri, whole genome shotgun sequence genome encodes:
- the LOC100411698 gene encoding glycerol-3-phosphate acyltransferase 2, mitochondrial isoform X10, producing MLESRLQTKPRSSPNDRETSLWSSGLGMKLEAVTPFLGKYRPFVGRCCQTCTPKSWDSLFHRSIRDLGFCNVILVKEENTRFRGWLVRRLCYFLWSLEQHIPSCQDTPQKILESTGVQNLLSGKVPGGAGEGQVPDVVKKEVQRILGHIQAPPWPFLVRLFSWALLRFLNCVFLNVQLHKGQMKMVHKAAQTGSPLVLLSTHKTLLDGILLPFVLLSQGLGVLRVAWDSRACSPSLRALLRKLGGLFLPSEANLSLDSSEGLLARAVVQEVIDQLLVSGQPLLIFLEEPPGALGPRLSALGQAWLGFVVRAVQVGIIPDALLVPVAVTYDVVPDAPCDIYHASAPLGLWTGALAVLRSLCSHLGCSRQICSRVHLAQPFSLQEYTISARSCWGSRQTLEQLLQPILLGQCTAVPDTEKEQEWTPITGPLLALKEEDQLLVRRLSHHVLSASVASSAMMSTAIMATLLLFKHQKGVFLSQLLGEFSWLTEEILLRGFDVGFSGQLRSLLQHTLSLLRAHVALLRIRQGDLLVVPRPGPGLAHLARLSAELLPVFLSEAVGACAVRGLLVGRVPPQGPWELQGIELLSQNELYRQILLLMHLLPQELLLLQPCQSSYCYCQEVLDRLIQCGLLVAEESLATQSSFFSSSRPPPMKKGSLSVWTQSSPSVLSGPSET from the exons ATGTTGGAAAGCAGACTCCAGACCAAACCAAGGAGCAGCCCCAATGACCGAGAG ACTAGCCTGTGGTCCTCAGGCCTtgggatgaagctggaggctgtCACCCCATTCCTGGGCAAGTATCGTCCCTTTGTGGGTCGCTGCTGCCAGACCTGCACCCCCAAGAGCTGG GATTCCCTCTTCCACAGAAGCATAAGGGACCTAGGCTTTTGCAATGTGATTCTGGTGAAGGAGGAGAACACCAG GTTTCGGGGCTGGCTGGTTCGGAGGCTCTGCTATTTCCTGTGGTCCCTGGAGCAGCACATCCCCTCCTGCCAGGATACCCCACAGAAGATCCTGGAAAGCACTGG GGTACAGAACCTTCTCTCAGGGAAGGTTCCAGGAGGTGCTGGGGAAGGCCAGGTGCCTGACGTTGTGAAGAAAGAGGTACAGCGCATCCTGGGTCACATCCAGGCCCCACCCTGGCCCTTCCTGGTCAG GCTGTTCAGCTGGGCGCTGCTGCGGTTTCTGAACTGCGTCTTCCTGAATGTGCAGCTCCACAAGGGTCAGATGAAGATGGTCCACAAGGCCGCCCAGACG GGTTCACCGCTTGTCCTCCTCTCTACTCACAAAACCCTCCTGGATGGGATCCTGCTGCCCTTTGTGCTGCTCTCCCAGGGCCTGGGTGTGCTCCGTGTGGCCTGGGACTCCCGTGCCTGCTCCCCTTCCCTCAG AGCTCTGCTGAGGAAGCTTGGGGGGCTTTTCCTGCCCTCAGAGGCCAACCTCTCCCTGGACAGCTCTGAGGGGCTCCTTGCAAGGGCCGTGGTCCAGGAG GTCATAGATCAGCTGCTGGTCAGTGGGCAGCCCCTGCTCATCTTCTTGGAGGAACCTCCTGGGGCCCTAGGGCCACGGCTGTCAGCCCTGGGCCAGGCTTGGCTGGGATTTGTGGTAAGGGCAGTCCAGGTGGGCATCATCCCAGATGCTCTGCTGGTACCAGTGGCTGTCACCTATGATGTGGTTCCGGATGCACCATGTGACATATACCAT GCCTCAGCCCCCCTTGGGCTGTGGACAGGAGCTCTGGCTGTCCTGCGGAGCCTCTGCAGCCACTTGGGCTGCAGCCGTCAGATCTGCTCCCGGGTGCACCTAGCTCAGCCCTTCTCCCTGCAG GAATACACCATCAGTGCCAGAAGCTGCTGGGGCAGCAGGCAGACCCTGGAGCAGCTACTGCAGCCCATCTTGCTGGGCCAATG TACTGCTGTTCCAGACACTGAGAAGGAGCAGGAGTGGACCCCCATAACTGGGCCCCTCCTGGCCCTTAAGGAAGAGGACCAGCTCCTGGTCAGGAGACTGAGCCATCATGTCCTGAGTG CCAGTGTGGCGAGCTCTGCCATGATGAGCACGGCCATCATGGCGACACTGCTGCTCTTCAAGCACCAGAAG GGCGTGTTCCTGTCGCAGCTCCTGGGAGAGTTCTCCTGGCTGACGGAGGAGATACTGTTGCGTGGCTTTGATGTAGGCTTCTCTGGTCAGCTGCGGAGCCTACTGCAGCACACTCTGAGTCTGCTGCGGGCGCATGTGGCTCTGCTACGCATCCGCCAGGGGGATTTGCTAGTGGTGCCACGGCCCGGCCCAGGCCTTGCGCACCTGGCACGGCTGAGTGCTGAGCTGCTGCCCGTCTTCCTGAGTGAGGCTGTGGGCG cctgtgCGGTGCGGGGGCTGCTGGTAGGCAGAGTGCCGCCCCAGGGGCCCTGGGAGCTGCAGGGCATAGAGCTGCTGAGCCAGAACGAGCTGTACCGCCAGATCCTGCTGCTGATGCATCTGCTGCCGCAAGAGCTGCTGCTCCTGCAG CCCTGCCAGTCTTCCTACTGTTACTGTCAGGAGGTGCTCGACCGGCTCATCCAATGTGGGCTCCTGGTTGCTGAGGAG AGTCTGGCTACACAAAGCAGCTTTTTCAGTTCCTCCAGGCCACCGCCCATGAAGAAGGGATCTTTG AGTGTGTGGACCCAAAGCTCGCCATCAGTGCTATCTGGACCTTCAGAGACCTAG
- the LOC100411698 gene encoding glycerol-3-phosphate acyltransferase 2, mitochondrial isoform X2: MLESRLQTKPRSSPNDRETSLWSSGLGMKLEAVTPFLGKYRPFVGRCCQTCTPKSWDSLFHRSIRDLGFCNVILVKEENTRFRGWLVRRLCYFLWSLEQHIPSCQDTPQKILESTGVQNLLSGKVPGGAGEGQVPDVVKKEVQRILGHIQAPPWPFLVRLFSWALLRFLNCVFLNVQLHKGQMKMVHKAAQTGSPLVLLSTHKTLLDGILLPFVLLSQGLGVLRVAWDSRACSPSLRLCPMSHRALLRKLGGLFLPSEANLSLDSSEGLLARAVVQEVIDQLLVSGQPLLIFLEEPPGALGPRLSALGQAWLGFVVRAVQVGIIPDALLVPVAVTYDVVPDAPCDIYHASAPLGLWTGALAVLRSLCSHLGCSRQICSRVHLAQPFSLQEYTISARSCWGSRQTLEQLLQPILLGQCTAVPDTEKEQEWTPITGPLLALKEEDQLLVRRLSHHVLSASVASSAMMSTAIMATLLLFKHQKGVFLSQLLGEFSWLTEEILLRGFDVGFSGQLRSLLQHTLSLLRAHVALLRIRQGDLLVVPRPGPGLAHLARLSAELLPVFLSEAVGACAVRGLLVGRVPPQGPWELQGIELLSQNELYRQILLLMHLLPQELLLLQPCQSSYCYCQEVLDRLIQCGLLVAEETPGSRAACDTGRQRMSRRLLWKPSGDFTDSDSDDFEEAEGRYFRLSQQLRCPDFFLFLCRLLSPLLKAFAQAAAFLHQGQLPDTESGYTKQLFQFLQATAHEEGIFECVDPKLAISAIWTFRDLGVLQQMPSPAGPRLHLSSTFASRDNQEKLEQFIRQFICS, from the exons ATGTTGGAAAGCAGACTCCAGACCAAACCAAGGAGCAGCCCCAATGACCGAGAG ACTAGCCTGTGGTCCTCAGGCCTtgggatgaagctggaggctgtCACCCCATTCCTGGGCAAGTATCGTCCCTTTGTGGGTCGCTGCTGCCAGACCTGCACCCCCAAGAGCTGG GATTCCCTCTTCCACAGAAGCATAAGGGACCTAGGCTTTTGCAATGTGATTCTGGTGAAGGAGGAGAACACCAG GTTTCGGGGCTGGCTGGTTCGGAGGCTCTGCTATTTCCTGTGGTCCCTGGAGCAGCACATCCCCTCCTGCCAGGATACCCCACAGAAGATCCTGGAAAGCACTGG GGTACAGAACCTTCTCTCAGGGAAGGTTCCAGGAGGTGCTGGGGAAGGCCAGGTGCCTGACGTTGTGAAGAAAGAGGTACAGCGCATCCTGGGTCACATCCAGGCCCCACCCTGGCCCTTCCTGGTCAG GCTGTTCAGCTGGGCGCTGCTGCGGTTTCTGAACTGCGTCTTCCTGAATGTGCAGCTCCACAAGGGTCAGATGAAGATGGTCCACAAGGCCGCCCAGACG GGTTCACCGCTTGTCCTCCTCTCTACTCACAAAACCCTCCTGGATGGGATCCTGCTGCCCTTTGTGCTGCTCTCCCAGGGCCTGGGTGTGCTCCGTGTGGCCTGGGACTCCCGTGCCTGCTCCCCTTCCCTCAG GCTCTGCCCTATGTCGCACAGAGCTCTGCTGAGGAAGCTTGGGGGGCTTTTCCTGCCCTCAGAGGCCAACCTCTCCCTGGACAGCTCTGAGGGGCTCCTTGCAAGGGCCGTGGTCCAGGAG GTCATAGATCAGCTGCTGGTCAGTGGGCAGCCCCTGCTCATCTTCTTGGAGGAACCTCCTGGGGCCCTAGGGCCACGGCTGTCAGCCCTGGGCCAGGCTTGGCTGGGATTTGTGGTAAGGGCAGTCCAGGTGGGCATCATCCCAGATGCTCTGCTGGTACCAGTGGCTGTCACCTATGATGTGGTTCCGGATGCACCATGTGACATATACCAT GCCTCAGCCCCCCTTGGGCTGTGGACAGGAGCTCTGGCTGTCCTGCGGAGCCTCTGCAGCCACTTGGGCTGCAGCCGTCAGATCTGCTCCCGGGTGCACCTAGCTCAGCCCTTCTCCCTGCAG GAATACACCATCAGTGCCAGAAGCTGCTGGGGCAGCAGGCAGACCCTGGAGCAGCTACTGCAGCCCATCTTGCTGGGCCAATG TACTGCTGTTCCAGACACTGAGAAGGAGCAGGAGTGGACCCCCATAACTGGGCCCCTCCTGGCCCTTAAGGAAGAGGACCAGCTCCTGGTCAGGAGACTGAGCCATCATGTCCTGAGTG CCAGTGTGGCGAGCTCTGCCATGATGAGCACGGCCATCATGGCGACACTGCTGCTCTTCAAGCACCAGAAG GGCGTGTTCCTGTCGCAGCTCCTGGGAGAGTTCTCCTGGCTGACGGAGGAGATACTGTTGCGTGGCTTTGATGTAGGCTTCTCTGGTCAGCTGCGGAGCCTACTGCAGCACACTCTGAGTCTGCTGCGGGCGCATGTGGCTCTGCTACGCATCCGCCAGGGGGATTTGCTAGTGGTGCCACGGCCCGGCCCAGGCCTTGCGCACCTGGCACGGCTGAGTGCTGAGCTGCTGCCCGTCTTCCTGAGTGAGGCTGTGGGCG cctgtgCGGTGCGGGGGCTGCTGGTAGGCAGAGTGCCGCCCCAGGGGCCCTGGGAGCTGCAGGGCATAGAGCTGCTGAGCCAGAACGAGCTGTACCGCCAGATCCTGCTGCTGATGCATCTGCTGCCGCAAGAGCTGCTGCTCCTGCAG CCCTGCCAGTCTTCCTACTGTTACTGTCAGGAGGTGCTCGACCGGCTCATCCAATGTGGGCTCCTGGTTGCTGAGGAG ACCCCAGGCTCCCGAGCAGCCTGTGACACAGGGCGACAGCGAATGAGCAGAAGGCTGCTGTGGAAACCGAGTGGGGACTTTACTGATAGTGACAGTGATGACTTCGAAGAGGCCGAGGGCCGGTACTTCAGG CTGAGCCAACAGTTGCGCTGCCcagacttctttcttttcctctgccgCCTGCTCAGCCCACTGCTCAAGGCTTTTGCACAGGCTGCAGCCTTCCTCCACCAGGGCCAGCTGCCCGATACTG AGTCTGGCTACACAAAGCAGCTTTTTCAGTTCCTCCAGGCCACCGCCCATGAAGAAGGGATCTTTG AGTGTGTGGACCCAAAGCTCGCCATCAGTGCTATCTGGACCTTCAGAGACCTAGGG GTTCTGCAGCAGATGCCGAGCCCTGCAGGCCCCAGGCTCCACCTGTCTTCTACTTTTGCCAGCCGGGACAATCAGGAAAAACTGGAACAGTTCATCCGGCAGTTCATTTGTAGCTAG
- the LOC100411698 gene encoding glycerol-3-phosphate acyltransferase 2, mitochondrial isoform X7, protein MLESRLQTKPRSSPNDRETSLWSSGLGMKLEAVTPFLGKYRPFVGRCCQTCTPKSWDSLFHRSIRDLGFCNVILVKEENTRFRGWLVRRLCYFLWSLEQHIPSCQDTPQKILESTGVQNLLSGKVPGGAGEGQVPDVVKKEVQRILGHIQAPPWPFLVRLFSWALLRFLNCVFLNVQLHKGQMKMVHKAAQTGSPLVLLSTHKTLLDGILLPFVLLSQGLGVLRVAWDSRACSPSLRAPCLIRLCPMSHRALLRKLGGLFLPSEANLSLDSSEGLLARAVVQEVIDQLLVSGQPLLIFLEEPPGALGPRLSALGQAWLGFVVRAVQVGIIPDALLVPVAVTYDVVPDAPCDIYHASAPLGLWTGALAVLRSLCSHLGCSRQICSRVHLAQPFSLQEYTISARSCWGSRQTLEQLLQPILLGQCTAVPDTEKEQEWTPITGPLLALKEEDQLLVRRLSHHVLSASVASSAMMSTAIMATLLLFKHQKGVFLSQLLGEFSWLTEEILLRGFDVGFSGQLRSLLQHTLSLLRAHVALLRIRQGDLLVVPRPGPGLAHLARLSAELLPVFLSEAVGACAVRGLLVGRVPPQGPWELQGIELLSQNELYRQILLLMHLLPQELLLLQPCQSSYCYCQEVLDRLIQCGLLVAEETPGSRAACDTGRQRMSRRLLWKPSGDFTDSDSDDFEEAEGRYFRSLATQSSFFSSSRPPPMKKGSLSVWTQSSPSVLSGPSET, encoded by the exons ATGTTGGAAAGCAGACTCCAGACCAAACCAAGGAGCAGCCCCAATGACCGAGAG ACTAGCCTGTGGTCCTCAGGCCTtgggatgaagctggaggctgtCACCCCATTCCTGGGCAAGTATCGTCCCTTTGTGGGTCGCTGCTGCCAGACCTGCACCCCCAAGAGCTGG GATTCCCTCTTCCACAGAAGCATAAGGGACCTAGGCTTTTGCAATGTGATTCTGGTGAAGGAGGAGAACACCAG GTTTCGGGGCTGGCTGGTTCGGAGGCTCTGCTATTTCCTGTGGTCCCTGGAGCAGCACATCCCCTCCTGCCAGGATACCCCACAGAAGATCCTGGAAAGCACTGG GGTACAGAACCTTCTCTCAGGGAAGGTTCCAGGAGGTGCTGGGGAAGGCCAGGTGCCTGACGTTGTGAAGAAAGAGGTACAGCGCATCCTGGGTCACATCCAGGCCCCACCCTGGCCCTTCCTGGTCAG GCTGTTCAGCTGGGCGCTGCTGCGGTTTCTGAACTGCGTCTTCCTGAATGTGCAGCTCCACAAGGGTCAGATGAAGATGGTCCACAAGGCCGCCCAGACG GGTTCACCGCTTGTCCTCCTCTCTACTCACAAAACCCTCCTGGATGGGATCCTGCTGCCCTTTGTGCTGCTCTCCCAGGGCCTGGGTGTGCTCCGTGTGGCCTGGGACTCCCGTGCCTGCTCCCCTTCCCTCAG AGCCCCTTGCCTTATCAGGCTCTGCCCTATGTCGCACAGAGCTCTGCTGAGGAAGCTTGGGGGGCTTTTCCTGCCCTCAGAGGCCAACCTCTCCCTGGACAGCTCTGAGGGGCTCCTTGCAAGGGCCGTGGTCCAGGAG GTCATAGATCAGCTGCTGGTCAGTGGGCAGCCCCTGCTCATCTTCTTGGAGGAACCTCCTGGGGCCCTAGGGCCACGGCTGTCAGCCCTGGGCCAGGCTTGGCTGGGATTTGTGGTAAGGGCAGTCCAGGTGGGCATCATCCCAGATGCTCTGCTGGTACCAGTGGCTGTCACCTATGATGTGGTTCCGGATGCACCATGTGACATATACCAT GCCTCAGCCCCCCTTGGGCTGTGGACAGGAGCTCTGGCTGTCCTGCGGAGCCTCTGCAGCCACTTGGGCTGCAGCCGTCAGATCTGCTCCCGGGTGCACCTAGCTCAGCCCTTCTCCCTGCAG GAATACACCATCAGTGCCAGAAGCTGCTGGGGCAGCAGGCAGACCCTGGAGCAGCTACTGCAGCCCATCTTGCTGGGCCAATG TACTGCTGTTCCAGACACTGAGAAGGAGCAGGAGTGGACCCCCATAACTGGGCCCCTCCTGGCCCTTAAGGAAGAGGACCAGCTCCTGGTCAGGAGACTGAGCCATCATGTCCTGAGTG CCAGTGTGGCGAGCTCTGCCATGATGAGCACGGCCATCATGGCGACACTGCTGCTCTTCAAGCACCAGAAG GGCGTGTTCCTGTCGCAGCTCCTGGGAGAGTTCTCCTGGCTGACGGAGGAGATACTGTTGCGTGGCTTTGATGTAGGCTTCTCTGGTCAGCTGCGGAGCCTACTGCAGCACACTCTGAGTCTGCTGCGGGCGCATGTGGCTCTGCTACGCATCCGCCAGGGGGATTTGCTAGTGGTGCCACGGCCCGGCCCAGGCCTTGCGCACCTGGCACGGCTGAGTGCTGAGCTGCTGCCCGTCTTCCTGAGTGAGGCTGTGGGCG cctgtgCGGTGCGGGGGCTGCTGGTAGGCAGAGTGCCGCCCCAGGGGCCCTGGGAGCTGCAGGGCATAGAGCTGCTGAGCCAGAACGAGCTGTACCGCCAGATCCTGCTGCTGATGCATCTGCTGCCGCAAGAGCTGCTGCTCCTGCAG CCCTGCCAGTCTTCCTACTGTTACTGTCAGGAGGTGCTCGACCGGCTCATCCAATGTGGGCTCCTGGTTGCTGAGGAG ACCCCAGGCTCCCGAGCAGCCTGTGACACAGGGCGACAGCGAATGAGCAGAAGGCTGCTGTGGAAACCGAGTGGGGACTTTACTGATAGTGACAGTGATGACTTCGAAGAGGCCGAGGGCCGGTACTTCAGG AGTCTGGCTACACAAAGCAGCTTTTTCAGTTCCTCCAGGCCACCGCCCATGAAGAAGGGATCTTTG AGTGTGTGGACCCAAAGCTCGCCATCAGTGCTATCTGGACCTTCAGAGACCTAG
- the LOC100411698 gene encoding glycerol-3-phosphate acyltransferase 2, mitochondrial isoform X5 produces the protein MLESRLQTKPRSSPNDRETSLWSSGLGMKLEAVTPFLGKYRPFVGRCCQTCTPKSWDSLFHRSIRDLGFCNVILVKEENTRFRGWLVRRLCYFLWSLEQHIPSCQDTPQKILESTGVQNLLSGKVPGGAGEGQVPDVVKKEVQRILGHIQAPPWPFLVRLFSWALLRFLNCVFLNVQLHKGQMKMVHKAAQTGLGVLRVAWDSRACSPSLRLCPMSHRALLRKLGGLFLPSEANLSLDSSEGLLARAVVQEVIDQLLVSGQPLLIFLEEPPGALGPRLSALGQAWLGFVVRAVQVGIIPDALLVPVAVTYDVVPDAPCDIYHASAPLGLWTGALAVLRSLCSHLGCSRQICSRVHLAQPFSLQEYTISARSCWGSRQTLEQLLQPILLGQCTAVPDTEKEQEWTPITGPLLALKEEDQLLVRRLSHHVLSASVASSAMMSTAIMATLLLFKHQKGVFLSQLLGEFSWLTEEILLRGFDVGFSGQLRSLLQHTLSLLRAHVALLRIRQGDLLVVPRPGPGLAHLARLSAELLPVFLSEAVGACAVRGLLVGRVPPQGPWELQGIELLSQNELYRQILLLMHLLPQELLLLQPCQSSYCYCQEVLDRLIQCGLLVAEETPGSRAACDTGRQRMSRRLLWKPSGDFTDSDSDDFEEAEGRYFRLSQQLRCPDFFLFLCRLLSPLLKAFAQAAAFLHQGQLPDTESGYTKQLFQFLQATAHEEGIFECVDPKLAISAIWTFRDLGVLQQMPSPAGPRLHLSSTFASRDNQEKLEQFIRQFICS, from the exons ATGTTGGAAAGCAGACTCCAGACCAAACCAAGGAGCAGCCCCAATGACCGAGAG ACTAGCCTGTGGTCCTCAGGCCTtgggatgaagctggaggctgtCACCCCATTCCTGGGCAAGTATCGTCCCTTTGTGGGTCGCTGCTGCCAGACCTGCACCCCCAAGAGCTGG GATTCCCTCTTCCACAGAAGCATAAGGGACCTAGGCTTTTGCAATGTGATTCTGGTGAAGGAGGAGAACACCAG GTTTCGGGGCTGGCTGGTTCGGAGGCTCTGCTATTTCCTGTGGTCCCTGGAGCAGCACATCCCCTCCTGCCAGGATACCCCACAGAAGATCCTGGAAAGCACTGG GGTACAGAACCTTCTCTCAGGGAAGGTTCCAGGAGGTGCTGGGGAAGGCCAGGTGCCTGACGTTGTGAAGAAAGAGGTACAGCGCATCCTGGGTCACATCCAGGCCCCACCCTGGCCCTTCCTGGTCAG GCTGTTCAGCTGGGCGCTGCTGCGGTTTCTGAACTGCGTCTTCCTGAATGTGCAGCTCCACAAGGGTCAGATGAAGATGGTCCACAAGGCCGCCCAGACG GGCCTGGGTGTGCTCCGTGTGGCCTGGGACTCCCGTGCCTGCTCCCCTTCCCTCAG GCTCTGCCCTATGTCGCACAGAGCTCTGCTGAGGAAGCTTGGGGGGCTTTTCCTGCCCTCAGAGGCCAACCTCTCCCTGGACAGCTCTGAGGGGCTCCTTGCAAGGGCCGTGGTCCAGGAG GTCATAGATCAGCTGCTGGTCAGTGGGCAGCCCCTGCTCATCTTCTTGGAGGAACCTCCTGGGGCCCTAGGGCCACGGCTGTCAGCCCTGGGCCAGGCTTGGCTGGGATTTGTGGTAAGGGCAGTCCAGGTGGGCATCATCCCAGATGCTCTGCTGGTACCAGTGGCTGTCACCTATGATGTGGTTCCGGATGCACCATGTGACATATACCAT GCCTCAGCCCCCCTTGGGCTGTGGACAGGAGCTCTGGCTGTCCTGCGGAGCCTCTGCAGCCACTTGGGCTGCAGCCGTCAGATCTGCTCCCGGGTGCACCTAGCTCAGCCCTTCTCCCTGCAG GAATACACCATCAGTGCCAGAAGCTGCTGGGGCAGCAGGCAGACCCTGGAGCAGCTACTGCAGCCCATCTTGCTGGGCCAATG TACTGCTGTTCCAGACACTGAGAAGGAGCAGGAGTGGACCCCCATAACTGGGCCCCTCCTGGCCCTTAAGGAAGAGGACCAGCTCCTGGTCAGGAGACTGAGCCATCATGTCCTGAGTG CCAGTGTGGCGAGCTCTGCCATGATGAGCACGGCCATCATGGCGACACTGCTGCTCTTCAAGCACCAGAAG GGCGTGTTCCTGTCGCAGCTCCTGGGAGAGTTCTCCTGGCTGACGGAGGAGATACTGTTGCGTGGCTTTGATGTAGGCTTCTCTGGTCAGCTGCGGAGCCTACTGCAGCACACTCTGAGTCTGCTGCGGGCGCATGTGGCTCTGCTACGCATCCGCCAGGGGGATTTGCTAGTGGTGCCACGGCCCGGCCCAGGCCTTGCGCACCTGGCACGGCTGAGTGCTGAGCTGCTGCCCGTCTTCCTGAGTGAGGCTGTGGGCG cctgtgCGGTGCGGGGGCTGCTGGTAGGCAGAGTGCCGCCCCAGGGGCCCTGGGAGCTGCAGGGCATAGAGCTGCTGAGCCAGAACGAGCTGTACCGCCAGATCCTGCTGCTGATGCATCTGCTGCCGCAAGAGCTGCTGCTCCTGCAG CCCTGCCAGTCTTCCTACTGTTACTGTCAGGAGGTGCTCGACCGGCTCATCCAATGTGGGCTCCTGGTTGCTGAGGAG ACCCCAGGCTCCCGAGCAGCCTGTGACACAGGGCGACAGCGAATGAGCAGAAGGCTGCTGTGGAAACCGAGTGGGGACTTTACTGATAGTGACAGTGATGACTTCGAAGAGGCCGAGGGCCGGTACTTCAGG CTGAGCCAACAGTTGCGCTGCCcagacttctttcttttcctctgccgCCTGCTCAGCCCACTGCTCAAGGCTTTTGCACAGGCTGCAGCCTTCCTCCACCAGGGCCAGCTGCCCGATACTG AGTCTGGCTACACAAAGCAGCTTTTTCAGTTCCTCCAGGCCACCGCCCATGAAGAAGGGATCTTTG AGTGTGTGGACCCAAAGCTCGCCATCAGTGCTATCTGGACCTTCAGAGACCTAGGG GTTCTGCAGCAGATGCCGAGCCCTGCAGGCCCCAGGCTCCACCTGTCTTCTACTTTTGCCAGCCGGGACAATCAGGAAAAACTGGAACAGTTCATCCGGCAGTTCATTTGTAGCTAG